A region of the bacterium genome:
GGAGCGTATGGCTTCCGTGATCAGCTCCAGGATGTGATGGCGCTTGCCGTGGCTACACGCGATGTTGCTCATCAACACCTCTTGCGTGCCGCCGCGCGCCAGTTCACGCAAGGCGATGTTCAACACTGGTGGCACCCGCCGTCGGGACGCGGAGTGCGCACGCGCATTTCGGACGACTTGCTATGGCTTCCATACGCCGTCTTCCAATTCATCGAGGTGGCGGGCGATAACGGCGTGCTCGACGAAGTCGTACCGTTCCTGGAAGGCGAAGCGCTCGCTCAGGGACAGAACGAATCTTACTTCCAACCGCGGATCTCGGAAACCACCGGTACACTCTTTGAACACTGCGCGCGTGCGCTCGATCGGAGCCTCGCGGTGGGAAGTCATGGGCTCCCGCTGATTGGGACGGGAGATTGGAACGACAGCTTGAACCGCGTCGGGCCGCAAGGCAAGGGAGAGAGCGTGTGGCTGGGGTGGTTCCTGCATACGATTCTCTGGGAGTTTGCCAAGATCGCGGATGCGCGGGGCGAGCACCAGCGCGCGGAGACCTGGCGGCTGCACGTCAGCGCGCTGAAGGCCGCGCTCGAGCGGCACGGATGGGACGGCGAGTGGTACCGCCGCGCGTATTTTGACGACGGCACACCGCTCGGCTCTGCCACAAACACGGAGTGTCGGATTGACTCCATTGCTCAATCCTGGGGCGTCATCAGTGGTGCTGCCGAGCCGGGCCGTGGACCGCGCGCGATGGCCGCGGTTGACCAGATCCTCGTGCGGCGGCCGGAGGGGCTTGTGCTGTTGCTCACGCCGCCCTTTGACCGGACGGCGCACGACCCGGGCTACATCAGCGGGTATGTGCCCGGCATCCGCGAAAACGGCGGGCAATACACGCACGCTGCCGTGTGGACCGTGCTGGCCTTTGCGGCACTGGGCGACGGAGACAAGGCGGCTGAGTTGTTCGGCATGCTGAACCCGATTAATCGCGGCGTCTCGCGAGCGACCGTGCAGCGGTACAAAGTGGAGCCCTACGTGGCGGCCGCCGATGTGTATTCCGAACCCCCGCACGTGGGGCGCGGCGGCTGGACCTGGTATACCGGATCAGCCGGATGGCTCTATCGCGCGGCGATCGAGTGGATGCTGGGTTTTCGCGTGCGCGGAACAACGTTCTCAATCGATCCTTGCATCCCGCGAATCTGGCCCCGGTACTCCGTCCGTTTTCGGTATCATTCGGCAATCTACAACGTCCAGGTGGAAAACCCGTCCAGCGTTTGCCGAGGTGTTATTCTGGCTGAACTGGATGGCGAGCGCCTGGTGGGTTCTGCAACCATACCGCTTGCCAACGATGGCGCGGAACATCAAGTCCGCATTGTGTTGGGATAAGCGATGCGTGAGCGGTTGGCACAGGAGTTGCTTGAGGAGGAGGCCACGGATTTTCTCGGACGGGATCGCTACGTCCGCCACCGCGGGGCTTACCGGAACGGCTATGAGCCGGGCCGAGCGTGGACCGGCATCGCCCAAGACAGGCTGCGCTAATTCCCGATCTCGACCGGGCGCGCTATTTCGAAACCTGAGCAGACCGCGTACCTGCGGCGCAAAGACGCCGCCCCCGCGAGCGCCCGAACGGCGCCGAAGCGCTTCTCGATCTGGTGCATCTGGACGAGCGGGGTGCTCACCGGCCTTCCCTTTTGGCGTGGCGGCGGGCTCGTCACCGCATCCCCGTCACGGCTTCCAGCCAACCGGGCCCCGCTCGAGGGTGAAGTCCACCTGGTCCACATTCTGCTTTGTCACGACGAAGTACGGTGTGTAGAGTTGCGTGGGTACCGTCCGGCCCGACAGGATGTTGATCGCCGCCCTCACGCCCCACCTACCCATGATCTGCGCGGTCTGGACGATTGCGCCGGTGAGGAGTCCGTCCCGCAGCAGCTTCTCCGCGTCGGGCTGCAGGTCGACCGTGACGATCTTGATCTTGCCGGCCTTGCCCGCCGCGCGAATCCCCTGCGCAGCGCCGATCGCGAGGAAGTCGGCCGCGCACATTACCCCGTCGATCTGCGGAAAGGTCTGCATGAAGTCCTCCATCAGCTTGAGCCCTTGGTCCGGGGTATTCACCGAGTTCTGCTCGCCGAGGATCTTGATCGAAGTGTTGGCCCGAATATACTCCTTGAATCCCGCGGAGCGCAGCTCGAACGGCGAGGCTCCCGCCGCCGCTTTCAACATCACGACGTTGCCCTTTCCCCCGAGGACCTGGGCCATGAGTTCGCCTTCCTTGCGCCCGAGGAACTTGTCGTCGGAGCGGATCCGGGTCGCCACATGCGGACTGTCCGTCATGACGTTGATATTGATGACCGGGATGCGGGCCGCGTAGGCCTTCTCTACTACCGGGACCGTGCCCGGACCGGACACGGCGACCAGCAGGATGGCATCCACTTTGTTCGCAATCAAGTCTTCCATCTGGGCTATCTGTCTGTCGAGGAACTGGTAACCGCCGGCGTCGTGGAGGAGAATCGAGGCGCCGAGCGCGCGGGCTTCGTCCTGAATCCCGTAAGCCATGCCGATGAAGTGCGGGTTGGCGAGTTGAGTGATAAGCACGCCGAGCCGGTAGGCCTTGGCCGGTTTGGGCGGGCGCGCGTATGGCGCGTCGAGCGATGGGGCCGCCCATCCGAGGCCGGCGATTCCGAACACCAGCACGACAAGTCCCGCCAGGACCCTCAGGTGTCGCATACCGGTGATCCTCCCTTCTCCTCCATGATGGAGCTCATGCGCGGCGCTCGCGGACGAAATCGGTGCCGACGGCGAGCACGATGATCAGCCCGATCAGGATCATCTGGATGAACGAGGACACATTCAGGAGGTTGAGCCCGTTTCCCAGGATCGCAATGATGAGCACGCCGAGGAACGTCTGTACGACGCTTCCCTCTCCCCCGCCAAGCCGCGTCCCCCCGATCACCACCGCGGCAATCGCATACAGCTCCTGACTCTCGCCGATGGTCGGTTGACCGGAGAACGTTCGAGCGGTGAGGATCAGGCCGGCACAGGCCGCAAGAAAGCCCGACAGCGCGTAAGCCATTCCCTTATGCCACGCCACCGGGACCCCGCTGAGCCGCGACGCCTCCTCGTTCCCGCCGATGGCCAGCGTGTTGAAGCCAAACGGCGTTTCGGTAAACACGATGTGGGCGACGAGAAAGGCGGCAATCGCGACGGCGGCCGGGACCGGCACGGGGCCCAGGGTCCCGGACCCCAGCCAGAGCAACGGGGTTGGGAGACCTGAGATCGGCTGGCCACCGCTGATTGTAAACGCGGACCCGCGGGCGATCGACAGCGCCCCGAGCGTTACGATGAAGGGTGGGATTGGCGTGCGCGCGACGAGCATCCCGTTCACAGTCCCTACGCCGGTGCCCAGGGCGAGACCGGCCAGCATCCCTGGCAGGAAGCCCCATGCCAGCATCGCCAGCGCTGTGCACACACTGATGAGAGCCATGAGCGCGCCCACCGATAGGTCGATGCCGCCGTTGATGATGACAAAAGTCTGCCCGATGCTAATGAGCGCGAGCGGGGAGTACTGGCGGGCGACGTTACTCAGATTCGTCACCGTCAGGAAGTTGTGGTTGACGAGCGAGAACACGGCACCGAGCACGAGCAATACCACAGGCAGGCCTATCCGCCTCCACGGTACCTCCGGCCGGGCGGGCCGGGTCGCGTCAATGGTGCGGGCCCCTTCGACCGCATCCGCGGGCAGCGCCGACGTTCTGCTCATTCCGTGTCGGCCCCCACGAGCGCCGCAGCCATGCGCACTGAAGTTTCCGCCTGTGATTGACGTCAGGACAAAACGGGATTCGAGTGTTCGTCGTCGGCTTGTCATCCCCTCCGTTCCTTGCTCGAGGATCTTCGCGAATGGTGTCCCCCCGAAGCATGCGCCTCGGCCGTGTGATCGCTACCTGCTCGTGAGAGTGCGCAGCAGTGCCCTTCACGATCCCGACCGCGAGTGCGCACAGCCTGCGGGGTGCCGTCCACGATCCGCACCATGTGCTCCAGATCCGCGGTGACGGCGGTGCCGGCGCCGACGACCGTCAAGATCGCGGCCAGGCAATTGACCGCGCTCGCCCGGGCGGCTTCCCGGCCACGCGCAACATCCGCATCGGTGGCCAGCGCGCCTTAACAGTCACGACCTCCCATGCCAGACACCTGGCCGGCAAGGCAGAGTAGAGTCCCCACGCGCTCCGCGGGAACGTCGTTGGCGACGGGCTTCGGCGGCGGCGGGACCGTCACGCCAAGCTCGCGTAGTCGATCGTCAATCCGACCCAGGCAGCCTCTCTCCCCTTTCTGGTCAGTGTAGCCGCGGATCGAGTGCGTCGCGCAACCCGTCGCCGAGCAGATTGAAACCCATGACGCTCAGGAAAATCGCGCCCCCGGGAATCGTCGACACCCACCACGCCTGCCGCAGGTACGTCCGGCCCTCCGCGACCATGGCGCCCCATTCGGGCGCCGGCGGCTGCACCCCCAGGCCGAGAAAACTGAGGCCCACGCCGGTGAGAATCGCCGTGCCGAGACGGAGGGTGAGCAACACGACGACGGGTGCGAGGACGTTGGGGAGAATGTG
Encoded here:
- a CDS encoding sugar ABC transporter substrate-binding protein, with protein sequence MRHLRVLAGLVVLVFGIAGLGWAAPSLDAPYARPPKPAKAYRLGVLITQLANPHFIGMAYGIQDEARALGASILLHDAGGYQFLDRQIAQMEDLIANKVDAILLVAVSGPGTVPVVEKAYAARIPVININVMTDSPHVATRIRSDDKFLGRKEGELMAQVLGGKGNVVMLKAAAGASPFELRSAGFKEYIRANTSIKILGEQNSVNTPDQGLKLMEDFMQTFPQIDGVMCAADFLAIGAAQGIRAAGKAGKIKIVTVDLQPDAEKLLRDGLLTGAIVQTAQIMGRWGVRAAINILSGRTVPTQLYTPYFVVTKQNVDQVDFTLERGPVGWKP
- a CDS encoding ABC transporter permease; this encodes MSRTSALPADAVEGARTIDATRPARPEVPWRRIGLPVVLLVLGAVFSLVNHNFLTVTNLSNVARQYSPLALISIGQTFVIINGGIDLSVGALMALISVCTALAMLAWGFLPGMLAGLALGTGVGTVNGMLVARTPIPPFIVTLGALSIARGSAFTISGGQPISGLPTPLLWLGSGTLGPVPVPAAVAIAAFLVAHIVFTETPFGFNTLAIGGNEEASRLSGVPVAWHKGMAYALSGFLAACAGLILTARTFSGQPTIGESQELYAIAAVVIGGTRLGGGEGSVVQTFLGVLIIAILGNGLNLLNVSSFIQMILIGLIIVLAVGTDFVRERRA